One Capsicum annuum cultivar UCD-10X-F1 chromosome 2, UCD10Xv1.1, whole genome shotgun sequence genomic window carries:
- the LOC107859192 gene encoding protein transport protein Sec61 subunit alpha isoform X1 yields the protein MGGGFRVLHLVKPFLSFLPEVQSADRKVQFKEKVIYTVIALGIFLVCSQLPLYGIHSTTGADPFYWMRVILASNRGTVMELGITPIVTSGMVMQLLAGSKIIQVDNNVREDRALLNGAQKLLGILIAVGEAVAYVLSGMYGSVSQLGVGNAILIILQLCFAAIIVMCLDELLQKGYGLGSGISLFIATNICESIIWKAFSPTTINTGRGAEFEGAIIALFHLTITRSNKIGALREAFYRQSLPNVTNLLATVLIFLIVIYFQGFRVVLPVRSKNARGQQGSYPIKLFYTSNMPIILQSALVSNLYFISQLLYRRYGGNFLVDMIGTWKESEYSGQSVPVAGLAYLVTAPSSLAEMVSHPFHALFYIVFMLSACALFSKTWIEVSGSSARDVAKQLKEQQMVMPGHRDSNLQKELNRYIPTAAAFGGVCIGALTVLADLMGAIGSGTGILLAVTIIYQYFETFEKEKATELGMFGL from the exons ATGGGAGGAGGATTCAGAGTGCTGCACCTTGTGAAACCATTTCTCTCTTTCCTACCAGAAGTTCAGAGTGCTGATAGGAAGGTTCAATTTAAAGAGAAGGTTATCTATACTGTAATTGCGCTTGGTATTTTTCTGGTTTGCAGTCAACTTCCTCTATATGGCATACACTCTACAACTGGCGCAGATCCTTTTTACTGGATGCGTGTCATTCTTGCCTCAAACCGTGGTACAGTCATGGAACTTGGAATTACTCCAATCGTGACTTCTGGAATGGTGATGCAATTGTTAGCTGGATCAAAAATCATTCAAGTGGACAACAATGTCCGTGAGGACCGAGCACTTCT TAATGGTGCTCAAAAGTTGTTGGGTATCCTGATTGCTGTCGGTGAGGCAGTTGCTTATGTCCTGTCTGGGATGTACGGAAGTGTTAGCCAATTGGGTGTTGGAAATGCTATCCTTATTATCCTTCAACTCTGCTTTGCTGCTATCATTGTCATGTGCTTAgatgaacttcttcagaaaggATATGGTCTTGGCTCTGGAATTTCCTTGTTCATAGCTACCAATATCTG TGAAAGCATTATCTGGAAGGCGTTTAGTCCCACAACAATCAATACCGGGCGTGGTGCTGAATTTGAAGGTGCTATTATTGCCCTGTTCCATCTTACCATTACTAGATCAAATAAGATTGGTGCCCTGCGAGAGGCTTTCTACCGGCAAAGTCTCCCCAATGTTACAAATCTTCTTGCAACTGTGTTGATCTTCCTCATTGTTATCTACTTCCAAGGATTCCGCGTAGTTTTGCCAGTTAGATCTAAGAATGCCCGTGGACAGCAAGGTTCTTACCCAATCAAACTCTTCTACACCTCAAACATGCCTATTATTCTGCAGTCTGCACTTGTCTCCAACCTTTATTTCATCTCTCAG TTGCTCTACAGGAGATATGGTGGAAATTTCTTGGTGGATATGATAGGAACATGGAAAGAATCTGAATATTCTGGACAATCTGTTCCTGTTGCTGGTCTTGCTTACCTTGTTACTGCTCCATCAAG CTTGGCAGAAATGGTGTCACATCCATTCCATGCTCTTTTCTATATAGTGTTTATGTTGTCAGCCTGTGCCCTGTTCTCAAAGACTTGGATTGAAGTTTCTGGATCATCTGCTAGAGATGTTGCCAAGCAGCTTAAG GAGCAACAAATGGTGATGCCTGGTCATCGTGATTCCAACTTGCAGAAGGAATTAAATCGTTACATACCTACTGCAGCTGCCTTTGGAGGAGTTTGCATTGGTGCATTGACAGTTTTGGCAGACTTGATGGGAGCGATTGGATCAGGAACTGGAATTCTTCTTGCAGTCACAATCATTTACCAGTATTTTGAGACATTTGAGAAGGAGAAGGCCACTGAATTGGGTATGTTTGGTTTGTAG
- the LOC107859192 gene encoding protein transport protein Sec61 subunit alpha isoform X2, translating to MRVILASNRGTVMELGITPIVTSGMVMQLLAGSKIIQVDNNVREDRALLNGAQKLLGILIAVGEAVAYVLSGMYGSVSQLGVGNAILIILQLCFAAIIVMCLDELLQKGYGLGSGISLFIATNICESIIWKAFSPTTINTGRGAEFEGAIIALFHLTITRSNKIGALREAFYRQSLPNVTNLLATVLIFLIVIYFQGFRVVLPVRSKNARGQQGSYPIKLFYTSNMPIILQSALVSNLYFISQLLYRRYGGNFLVDMIGTWKESEYSGQSVPVAGLAYLVTAPSSLAEMVSHPFHALFYIVFMLSACALFSKTWIEVSGSSARDVAKQLKEQQMVMPGHRDSNLQKELNRYIPTAAAFGGVCIGALTVLADLMGAIGSGTGILLAVTIIYQYFETFEKEKATELGMFGL from the exons ATGCGTGTCATTCTTGCCTCAAACCGTGGTACAGTCATGGAACTTGGAATTACTCCAATCGTGACTTCTGGAATGGTGATGCAATTGTTAGCTGGATCAAAAATCATTCAAGTGGACAACAATGTCCGTGAGGACCGAGCACTTCT TAATGGTGCTCAAAAGTTGTTGGGTATCCTGATTGCTGTCGGTGAGGCAGTTGCTTATGTCCTGTCTGGGATGTACGGAAGTGTTAGCCAATTGGGTGTTGGAAATGCTATCCTTATTATCCTTCAACTCTGCTTTGCTGCTATCATTGTCATGTGCTTAgatgaacttcttcagaaaggATATGGTCTTGGCTCTGGAATTTCCTTGTTCATAGCTACCAATATCTG TGAAAGCATTATCTGGAAGGCGTTTAGTCCCACAACAATCAATACCGGGCGTGGTGCTGAATTTGAAGGTGCTATTATTGCCCTGTTCCATCTTACCATTACTAGATCAAATAAGATTGGTGCCCTGCGAGAGGCTTTCTACCGGCAAAGTCTCCCCAATGTTACAAATCTTCTTGCAACTGTGTTGATCTTCCTCATTGTTATCTACTTCCAAGGATTCCGCGTAGTTTTGCCAGTTAGATCTAAGAATGCCCGTGGACAGCAAGGTTCTTACCCAATCAAACTCTTCTACACCTCAAACATGCCTATTATTCTGCAGTCTGCACTTGTCTCCAACCTTTATTTCATCTCTCAG TTGCTCTACAGGAGATATGGTGGAAATTTCTTGGTGGATATGATAGGAACATGGAAAGAATCTGAATATTCTGGACAATCTGTTCCTGTTGCTGGTCTTGCTTACCTTGTTACTGCTCCATCAAG CTTGGCAGAAATGGTGTCACATCCATTCCATGCTCTTTTCTATATAGTGTTTATGTTGTCAGCCTGTGCCCTGTTCTCAAAGACTTGGATTGAAGTTTCTGGATCATCTGCTAGAGATGTTGCCAAGCAGCTTAAG GAGCAACAAATGGTGATGCCTGGTCATCGTGATTCCAACTTGCAGAAGGAATTAAATCGTTACATACCTACTGCAGCTGCCTTTGGAGGAGTTTGCATTGGTGCATTGACAGTTTTGGCAGACTTGATGGGAGCGATTGGATCAGGAACTGGAATTCTTCTTGCAGTCACAATCATTTACCAGTATTTTGAGACATTTGAGAAGGAGAAGGCCACTGAATTGGGTATGTTTGGTTTGTAG